One genomic window of Chanos chanos chromosome 13, fChaCha1.1, whole genome shotgun sequence includes the following:
- the LOC115826761 gene encoding protein arginine N-methyltransferase 8-B isoform X3, whose amino-acid sequence MGMKHSSRCLLLRRKMAETESTEQQPLSATTSQSVQPSPLPKPVTSVNHAPRTTHTPHSAAMPSCPGRGKMAKFLNPEEMTSRDYYFDSYAHFGIHEEMLKDEVRTLTYRNSMYHNKHVFKDKIVLDVGSGTGILSMFAAKAGAKHVYGIECSSISEYSEKIIKANHLDSVITIFKGKVEETELPVEQVDIIISEWMGYCLFYESMLNTVIYARDKWLKPGGLMFPDRAALYVVAIEDRQYKDFKIHWWENVYGFDMTCIRNVAMKEPLVDIVDPKQVVTNSCLIKEVDIYTVKPEDLSFTSAFCLQIQRNDYIHALVTYFNIEFTKCHKKTGFSTAPDAPYTHWKQTVFYLEDYLTVKRGEEIVGTVAMKPNEKNVRDLDFTFELDFKGQLCEAAISHDYKMR is encoded by the exons ATGGGAATGAAACACTCCTCCCGCTGTTTGCTCCTACGGAGAAAAATGGCGGAGACCGAGAGCACCGAG CAACAGCCCCTGAGTGCGACCACATCTCAATCCGTGCAACCATCCCCTCTCCCCAAGCCTGTGACGTCCGTGAACCATGCCCCACGaaccacccacacaccacactcagcTGCCATGCCCAGCTGCCCTGGCAGAGGCAAGATGGCCAAATTCCTCAACCCAGAGGAGATGACATCAAGAGACTACTACTTTGACTCCTATGCTCACTTTGGCATACATGAG GAGATGCTGAAAGATGAAGTAAGGACCCTAACCTATAGAAACTCCATGTACCACAACAAACACGTCTTCAAGGACAAGATCGTCCTTGACGTGGGGAGCGGCACTGGCATCCTCTCTATGTTTGCTGCCAAAGCAGGAGCCAAGCACGTGTACGGG ATTGAATGTTCCAGTATATCTGAATACTCAGAGAAGATCATCAAGGCAAATCACCTAGACAGTG TCATCACTATCTTCAAGGGGAAGGTGGAGGAGACGGAGCTGCCGGTGGAGCAGGTGGATATTATTATCTCGGAGTGGATGGGATACTGCCTGTTCTACGAGTCCATGCTCAACACCGTCATCTACGCCAGGGACAAATGGCTG AAACCTGGCGGCTTAATGTTTCCTGACCGTGCTGCCCTCTATGTGGTTGCCATTGAGGACAGACAGTACAAGGACTTCAAgattcact GGTGGGAGAATGTCTATGGCTTTGACATGACCTGCATCAGGAATGTGGCCATGAAAGAACCCTTGGTGGATATAGTGGACCCCAAACAAGTGGTGACCAACTCCTGTCTCATCAAG GAGGTGGACATCTACACGGTAAAACCAGAGGACCTGTCCTTCACCTCAGCCTTCTGCCTGCAGATCCAGAGGAATGACTATATCCATGCACTTGTCACTTATTTCAACATTGAGTTTACCAAATGTCACAAGAAGACTGGCTTCTCTACAG CACCGGATGCTCCGTACACTCACTGGAAACAGACTGTTTTCTACCTGGAGGACTACCTGAcagtgaaaagaggagaggagattgtAGGCACTGTCGCCATGAAGCCCAACGAAAAGAATGTG CGAGATCTGGACTTTACCTTCGAGTTGGATTTTAAAGGCCAGCTGTGTGAGGCTGCCATCTCTCACGACTATAAAATGCGCTAA
- the LOC115826761 gene encoding protein arginine N-methyltransferase 8-B isoform X1 — MGMKHSSRCLLLRRKMAETESTEVSQAKDAPLSATTSQSVQPSPLPKPVTSVNHAPRTTHTPHSAAMPSCPGRGKMAKFLNPEEMTSRDYYFDSYAHFGIHEEMLKDEVRTLTYRNSMYHNKHVFKDKIVLDVGSGTGILSMFAAKAGAKHVYGIECSSISEYSEKIIKANHLDSVITIFKGKVEETELPVEQVDIIISEWMGYCLFYESMLNTVIYARDKWLKPGGLMFPDRAALYVVAIEDRQYKDFKIHWWENVYGFDMTCIRNVAMKEPLVDIVDPKQVVTNSCLIKEVDIYTVKPEDLSFTSAFCLQIQRNDYIHALVTYFNIEFTKCHKKTGFSTAPDAPYTHWKQTVFYLEDYLTVKRGEEIVGTVAMKPNEKNVRDLDFTFELDFKGQLCEAAISHDYKMR, encoded by the exons ATGGGAATGAAACACTCCTCCCGCTGTTTGCTCCTACGGAGAAAAATGGCGGAGACCGAGAGCACCGAGGTAAGTCAGGCTAAAGATGCG CCCCTGAGTGCGACCACATCTCAATCCGTGCAACCATCCCCTCTCCCCAAGCCTGTGACGTCCGTGAACCATGCCCCACGaaccacccacacaccacactcagcTGCCATGCCCAGCTGCCCTGGCAGAGGCAAGATGGCCAAATTCCTCAACCCAGAGGAGATGACATCAAGAGACTACTACTTTGACTCCTATGCTCACTTTGGCATACATGAG GAGATGCTGAAAGATGAAGTAAGGACCCTAACCTATAGAAACTCCATGTACCACAACAAACACGTCTTCAAGGACAAGATCGTCCTTGACGTGGGGAGCGGCACTGGCATCCTCTCTATGTTTGCTGCCAAAGCAGGAGCCAAGCACGTGTACGGG ATTGAATGTTCCAGTATATCTGAATACTCAGAGAAGATCATCAAGGCAAATCACCTAGACAGTG TCATCACTATCTTCAAGGGGAAGGTGGAGGAGACGGAGCTGCCGGTGGAGCAGGTGGATATTATTATCTCGGAGTGGATGGGATACTGCCTGTTCTACGAGTCCATGCTCAACACCGTCATCTACGCCAGGGACAAATGGCTG AAACCTGGCGGCTTAATGTTTCCTGACCGTGCTGCCCTCTATGTGGTTGCCATTGAGGACAGACAGTACAAGGACTTCAAgattcact GGTGGGAGAATGTCTATGGCTTTGACATGACCTGCATCAGGAATGTGGCCATGAAAGAACCCTTGGTGGATATAGTGGACCCCAAACAAGTGGTGACCAACTCCTGTCTCATCAAG GAGGTGGACATCTACACGGTAAAACCAGAGGACCTGTCCTTCACCTCAGCCTTCTGCCTGCAGATCCAGAGGAATGACTATATCCATGCACTTGTCACTTATTTCAACATTGAGTTTACCAAATGTCACAAGAAGACTGGCTTCTCTACAG CACCGGATGCTCCGTACACTCACTGGAAACAGACTGTTTTCTACCTGGAGGACTACCTGAcagtgaaaagaggagaggagattgtAGGCACTGTCGCCATGAAGCCCAACGAAAAGAATGTG CGAGATCTGGACTTTACCTTCGAGTTGGATTTTAAAGGCCAGCTGTGTGAGGCTGCCATCTCTCACGACTATAAAATGCGCTAA
- the LOC115826761 gene encoding protein arginine N-methyltransferase 8-B isoform X2, translated as MGMKHSSRCLLLRRKMAETESTEVSQQQPLSATTSQSVQPSPLPKPVTSVNHAPRTTHTPHSAAMPSCPGRGKMAKFLNPEEMTSRDYYFDSYAHFGIHEEMLKDEVRTLTYRNSMYHNKHVFKDKIVLDVGSGTGILSMFAAKAGAKHVYGIECSSISEYSEKIIKANHLDSVITIFKGKVEETELPVEQVDIIISEWMGYCLFYESMLNTVIYARDKWLKPGGLMFPDRAALYVVAIEDRQYKDFKIHWWENVYGFDMTCIRNVAMKEPLVDIVDPKQVVTNSCLIKEVDIYTVKPEDLSFTSAFCLQIQRNDYIHALVTYFNIEFTKCHKKTGFSTAPDAPYTHWKQTVFYLEDYLTVKRGEEIVGTVAMKPNEKNVRDLDFTFELDFKGQLCEAAISHDYKMR; from the exons ATGGGAATGAAACACTCCTCCCGCTGTTTGCTCCTACGGAGAAAAATGGCGGAGACCGAGAGCACCGAGGTAAGTCAG CAACAGCCCCTGAGTGCGACCACATCTCAATCCGTGCAACCATCCCCTCTCCCCAAGCCTGTGACGTCCGTGAACCATGCCCCACGaaccacccacacaccacactcagcTGCCATGCCCAGCTGCCCTGGCAGAGGCAAGATGGCCAAATTCCTCAACCCAGAGGAGATGACATCAAGAGACTACTACTTTGACTCCTATGCTCACTTTGGCATACATGAG GAGATGCTGAAAGATGAAGTAAGGACCCTAACCTATAGAAACTCCATGTACCACAACAAACACGTCTTCAAGGACAAGATCGTCCTTGACGTGGGGAGCGGCACTGGCATCCTCTCTATGTTTGCTGCCAAAGCAGGAGCCAAGCACGTGTACGGG ATTGAATGTTCCAGTATATCTGAATACTCAGAGAAGATCATCAAGGCAAATCACCTAGACAGTG TCATCACTATCTTCAAGGGGAAGGTGGAGGAGACGGAGCTGCCGGTGGAGCAGGTGGATATTATTATCTCGGAGTGGATGGGATACTGCCTGTTCTACGAGTCCATGCTCAACACCGTCATCTACGCCAGGGACAAATGGCTG AAACCTGGCGGCTTAATGTTTCCTGACCGTGCTGCCCTCTATGTGGTTGCCATTGAGGACAGACAGTACAAGGACTTCAAgattcact GGTGGGAGAATGTCTATGGCTTTGACATGACCTGCATCAGGAATGTGGCCATGAAAGAACCCTTGGTGGATATAGTGGACCCCAAACAAGTGGTGACCAACTCCTGTCTCATCAAG GAGGTGGACATCTACACGGTAAAACCAGAGGACCTGTCCTTCACCTCAGCCTTCTGCCTGCAGATCCAGAGGAATGACTATATCCATGCACTTGTCACTTATTTCAACATTGAGTTTACCAAATGTCACAAGAAGACTGGCTTCTCTACAG CACCGGATGCTCCGTACACTCACTGGAAACAGACTGTTTTCTACCTGGAGGACTACCTGAcagtgaaaagaggagaggagattgtAGGCACTGTCGCCATGAAGCCCAACGAAAAGAATGTG CGAGATCTGGACTTTACCTTCGAGTTGGATTTTAAAGGCCAGCTGTGTGAGGCTGCCATCTCTCACGACTATAAAATGCGCTAA